Below is a genomic region from Escherichia ruysiae.
GAGCTGACCGAAAAACTGGTTGCTGCCATCAAGAGCGGCAAATACGACACCATTATCTGTAACTATCCGAACGGCGACATGGTAGGTCACACCGGGGTGATGGAAGCAGCAGTTAAAGCAGTTGAAGCACTGGATCACTGCGTGGCAGAAGTGACCAAAGCTGTTGAGTCTGTGGGTGGACAACTGCTGATCACCGCTGACCACGGTAACGCTGAACAGATGCGCGATCCGGCTACGGGTCAGGCTCACACGGCGCATACCAACCTGCCAGTTCCGCTGATTTATGTTGGCGATAAGAACGTGAAAGCGGTTGAAGGCGGCAAACTTTCTGACATCGCGCCGACCATGCTCTCTTTAATGGGTATGGAAATCCCGCAAGAGATGACTGGTAAGCCGCTGTTCATCGTGGAATAATCCCTCCCCATGAGGGGAAAGGCGATTAATACCATGACACGGGCCACGAAACCGCGCAGGTTTGCAGTCAGGCCCATCATTTACGCCAGCGTTCTTTGCGCTGGCGTATTGTTGTGCACTTTTTCTGCCCACGCGGATGACCGCGACCAACTCAAGTCTATTCAGGCTGATATCGCTGCCAAAGAGCGTGCGGTACGCCAACAACAGCAACAACGCTCAAGCCTGCTGGCACAATTGAAAAAGCAGGAAGAGGCGATCTCCGAAGCCACTCGTAAACTGCGCGAAACGCAAAATACGCTCAATCAACTGAATAAACAGATTGATGAGATGAACGCCTCGATTGCCAAACTGGAACAGCAAAAAGCGGCTCAGGAACGCAGTCTCGCCGCGCAACTGGACGCCGCATTTCGCCAGGGTGAGCATACGGGTATACAGCTCATTCTCAGCGGTGAAGAAAGCCAGCGCGGTCAGCGTTTACAGGCTTATTTCGGCTATCTCAACCAGGCGCGACAAGAAACCATCGCCGAACTGAAGCAAACACGTGCAGAAGTCGCCATGCAGCGCGCCGAACTGGAAGAGAAACAGAGCGAGCAACAAACGCTGTTATACGAACAACGCGCCCAGCAGGCGAAGCTGACCCAGGCGCTGAACGAGCGTAAGAAGACGCTGGCAGGGCTGGAATCTTCCATTCAACAAGGTCAGCAGCAGCTAAGTGAACTGCGCGCTAACGAATCTCGTCTGCGCAATAGCATTGCTCGTGCAGAAGCGGCAGCAAAAGCGCGTGCTGAACGAGAAGCGCGTGAGGCTCAGGCTGTTCGCGACAGGCAAAAAGAAGCGACGCGCAAAGGCACCACCTACAAACCTACCGAAAGCGAAAAATCGCTGATGTCCCGAACCGGTGGTCTGGGTGCGCCGCGTGGTCAGGCATTCTGGCCGGTTCGCGGGCCGACGCTGCATCGCTATGGCGAACAGCTACAGGGCGAACTGCGCTGGAAAGGGATGGTTATTGGTGCCTCTGAAGGTACTGAAGTTAAAGCGATTGCCGATGGTCGGGTGATTCTGGCTGACTGGCTGCAAGGCTACGGTCTGGTGGTGGTGGTTGAGCACGGTAAAGGCGACATGAGCCTTTATGGCTATAATCAGAGCGCACTGGTGAGCGTTGGTTCGCAGGTTCGCGCGGGTCAGCCAATTGCACTGGTGGGCAGCAGTGGCGGTCAGGGTCGGCCCTCACTCTATTTCGAAATTCGCCGCCAGGGTCAGGCGGTCAATCCACAACCGTGGTTGGGAAGATAAGTTTTGTTTCCATTTCGTCGTAACGTTCTTGCATTTGCCGCTCTGTTGGCTCTCTCCTCCCCTGTATTTGCTGGCAAACTTGCCATCGTCATTGATGATTTTGGTTATCGCCCGCACAACGAAAACCAGGTGCTGGCGATGCCCTCCGCTATCTCTGTCGCCGTGTTACCTGACTCGCCACACGCCAGAGAGATGGCAACCAAAGCGCATAACAGCGGTCACGAAGTATTGATTCATCTACCGATGGCACCGTTGAGTAAGCAGCCGCTGGAGAAAAATACGCTGCGCCCGGAGATGAGCAGCGACGAGATTGAGCGCATTATTCGCAGTG
It encodes:
- the envC gene encoding murein hydrolase activator EnvC, giving the protein MTRATKPRRFAVRPIIYASVLCAGVLLCTFSAHADDRDQLKSIQADIAAKERAVRQQQQQRSSLLAQLKKQEEAISEATRKLRETQNTLNQLNKQIDEMNASIAKLEQQKAAQERSLAAQLDAAFRQGEHTGIQLILSGEESQRGQRLQAYFGYLNQARQETIAELKQTRAEVAMQRAELEEKQSEQQTLLYEQRAQQAKLTQALNERKKTLAGLESSIQQGQQQLSELRANESRLRNSIARAEAAAKARAEREAREAQAVRDRQKEATRKGTTYKPTESEKSLMSRTGGLGAPRGQAFWPVRGPTLHRYGEQLQGELRWKGMVIGASEGTEVKAIADGRVILADWLQGYGLVVVVEHGKGDMSLYGYNQSALVSVGSQVRAGQPIALVGSSGGQGRPSLYFEIRRQGQAVNPQPWLGR